The Martelella sp. AD-3 genome includes a region encoding these proteins:
- the bamE gene encoding outer membrane protein assembly factor BamE: protein MLKTISTAALAGLITSGAAFAGMLDVHNPKMRFESVAPSLTELDAYFVRNGKPVTVDLVRQVEIGVGQDKVAALLGEPIKVTRRGNKATWDYNLKFVTADDGELVCQYKVLFGNAQQVDETVWRRPQCRELMVSRN from the coding sequence ATGCTGAAGACGATTTCCACCGCGGCGCTGGCCGGCCTCATCACCTCGGGCGCCGCGTTCGCCGGAATGCTGGACGTGCACAATCCGAAGATGCGGTTCGAAAGCGTGGCGCCGTCTCTGACGGAGCTTGACGCCTATTTCGTGCGGAACGGCAAGCCGGTAACCGTCGATCTCGTCCGCCAGGTGGAGATCGGCGTCGGCCAGGACAAGGTCGCCGCGCTTCTGGGCGAACCGATCAAGGTAACGCGTCGCGGCAACAAGGCGACCTGGGATTACAACCTCAAATTCGTGACGGCTGACGATGGCGAACTCGTCTGCCAGTACAAGGTTCTGTTCGGCAATGCACAGCAGGTTGACGAGACCGTCTGGCGCAGGCCGCAATGCCGCGAACTGATGGTCAGCCGCAACTGA
- a CDS encoding TolC family protein, protein MKNRNRHCAATAAQMLSFALLLGLSTALAGCSTAGSGRPSVSFEDRTGAIREERPEVEQPADIAAAGQSLDGLVRVALYQSPQMLERAATIREATGNIKVAKGGYLPMVSGGVTGGVGDADGPSFVLSANQMLFDFGRTDRKVARADIAAQEAVLQFQSDADAVLMDVLEAYAEFSRYRDNVAIGEERVKRLSALNDLIGQRATAGATTQSDVLAAANSVEQARHDLLEMKSERDRAANQLREYAGPAAVSLKSELLDALGTCTPSTTIAGSLPDIALANLKVAQATLDYEDARKARLPGIAAEAYGRQPLYDEGFRVGVNFNVLPTLFQGGAIEAARQAAEEAVAAAEASLDTMRRKATLEALDAGTEMANARELIASSGTQTRLLDETRTLYRSQYFDLGTRNLTDLLNAEEDYYDALIARSDSERDLDVALLQCHLVNATLRAALGLSQFTLYGFPIDGFAIDVGGEPASIGEAGPSDAS, encoded by the coding sequence GTGAAAAATCGGAATAGGCACTGTGCGGCGACCGCCGCACAGATGTTGTCGTTCGCGCTTCTTCTGGGTCTGTCGACCGCCCTTGCAGGCTGCTCGACAGCCGGAAGCGGACGGCCATCGGTCTCGTTTGAAGACAGAACCGGCGCGATCCGGGAGGAGCGGCCGGAGGTGGAGCAGCCTGCGGATATAGCCGCTGCGGGTCAGAGCCTTGACGGGCTGGTAAGGGTTGCGCTCTACCAAAGCCCGCAGATGCTGGAACGCGCGGCGACCATCCGCGAGGCGACGGGCAATATCAAGGTGGCCAAGGGCGGTTATTTGCCGATGGTCAGCGGCGGCGTCACGGGCGGCGTTGGCGATGCCGACGGTCCGTCCTTTGTCCTGTCGGCAAACCAGATGCTGTTCGATTTTGGCAGGACCGACCGCAAGGTCGCACGCGCCGATATCGCGGCGCAGGAGGCCGTTCTGCAGTTTCAGAGCGACGCTGACGCCGTCCTGATGGATGTTCTTGAAGCCTATGCCGAATTCAGCCGCTACCGCGACAATGTCGCTATCGGCGAGGAAAGGGTGAAGCGCCTGAGCGCGTTGAACGATCTCATCGGGCAGCGCGCGACGGCAGGCGCGACCACCCAGTCGGACGTGCTGGCGGCGGCCAACAGCGTCGAGCAGGCCCGCCACGACCTTCTCGAGATGAAGTCGGAGCGCGACAGGGCGGCCAACCAGCTTCGTGAATATGCCGGGCCTGCCGCGGTGAGCCTGAAGTCCGAACTGCTGGACGCGCTCGGGACCTGCACGCCGTCGACGACGATTGCTGGCAGCCTGCCCGACATAGCGCTGGCGAACCTGAAGGTCGCGCAGGCAACGCTTGACTATGAGGATGCCCGGAAGGCGCGCCTGCCCGGAATTGCCGCCGAGGCCTACGGTCGCCAGCCGCTCTATGATGAAGGGTTTCGCGTCGGGGTGAACTTCAATGTCCTGCCGACACTGTTTCAGGGCGGCGCCATCGAGGCGGCTCGTCAGGCCGCAGAAGAGGCCGTGGCGGCCGCCGAGGCCAGTCTCGACACGATGCGCAGAAAGGCGACGCTGGAAGCGCTCGATGCCGGGACCGAGATGGCCAATGCGCGCGAACTGATTGCGTCCTCCGGGACGCAGACCCGGCTTCTTGACGAAACCAGAACGCTTTACAGAAGCCAGTATTTCGATCTGGGAACCCGCAATCTGACCGATCTCCTGAATGCGGAAGAAGATTATTATGACGCGCTTATCGCGCGCAGCGACAGCGAGCGCGATCTCGACGTCGCTCTCCTGCAGTGCCATCTTGTCAACGCCACCCTGCGCGCGGCGCTGGGCCTTTCGCAGTTTACGCTGTACGGCTTTCCCATCGACGGCTTCGCAATCGATGTCGGCGGGGAGCCGGCGTCAATCGGCGAGGCAGGTCCGTCCGACGCGTCCTGA
- a CDS encoding HlyD family type I secretion periplasmic adaptor subunit has translation MTSSAYDDLISGDEMSASGASRIVLVLTLVLGAFFAWAYVFSVEEVSSGPGTVVPLSHEQMIQSFDGGILAELDVSAGDIVDKGQVLARLDPTRAQAEYDETAARYRASLAQAARLQAEVTGAEAVHFPEALDGYPELRASEEALFVARQGSFRESLADMEADMALIDEQLRLTAPLVETGAASKVELIRLKRDRGDIKLKMDDLRARYVIESGEKLAEAQAEVQSLLSTLHGLEDTIDHTTILSPVHGIIKDVAVTTIGGVVSPNGAVMTIVPLNDQLLIEARISPRDIAFIHPGQEALVKITAYDYSVYGGLEGTVESISPDTIRDEINPENLYYRVYIRTASDALENASGKRFPITPGMIATVDIRTGEKTIWDYLVKPLNRGREALRER, from the coding sequence GTGACCTCGAGCGCTTATGATGATCTGATATCCGGCGATGAGATGAGCGCCAGCGGCGCGAGCCGGATCGTGCTTGTGCTGACGCTCGTCCTCGGCGCCTTCTTCGCCTGGGCCTATGTTTTTTCGGTCGAGGAAGTGTCCTCCGGGCCGGGAACGGTCGTGCCGCTTTCGCACGAACAGATGATCCAGTCCTTCGACGGCGGCATCCTCGCCGAACTCGATGTCAGTGCCGGCGACATCGTCGACAAGGGGCAGGTGCTCGCGCGGCTCGATCCGACCCGCGCCCAGGCCGAATACGACGAGACCGCGGCGCGCTATCGGGCCTCGCTCGCGCAGGCCGCGCGCCTTCAGGCCGAAGTGACCGGCGCAGAAGCCGTGCACTTTCCCGAGGCGCTGGATGGCTATCCAGAACTCAGGGCTTCCGAGGAAGCCTTGTTTGTCGCGCGTCAGGGCAGCTTCCGTGAATCGCTCGCCGATATGGAAGCGGACATGGCGCTGATCGACGAGCAGCTCAGGCTGACGGCGCCTCTGGTGGAGACGGGGGCGGCGAGCAAGGTCGAACTGATCAGGCTGAAGCGCGATCGCGGCGATATCAAGCTGAAGATGGACGACCTGCGCGCCAGATACGTCATCGAAAGCGGCGAGAAGCTGGCCGAGGCGCAGGCTGAGGTCCAGTCCCTTCTGTCGACGCTCCACGGGCTTGAGGACACGATCGATCACACGACGATCCTTTCGCCGGTTCACGGGATCATCAAGGACGTTGCGGTGACGACGATCGGCGGCGTCGTGTCTCCGAACGGCGCGGTCATGACCATCGTGCCGCTCAATGACCAGTTGCTGATCGAAGCCCGTATTTCCCCGCGCGACATTGCCTTCATTCATCCGGGACAAGAGGCTCTGGTGAAGATCACAGCCTATGACTATTCGGTCTATGGCGGGCTCGAAGGCACGGTCGAGAGCATTTCGCCCGACACGATCCGCGACGAGATCAATCCGGAAAATCTCTACTATCGCGTCTATATCCGCACGGCCTCGGACGCGCTCGAGAACGCTTCCGGCAAGCGCTTTCCGATAACGCCCGGCATGATCGCCACCGTCGATATCAGAACAGGCGAGAAGACCATCTGGGACTATCTCGTCAAACCCCTCAACCGGGGCCGGGAAGCCCTGCGCGAGCGCTGA